One window from the genome of Nicotiana tomentosiformis chromosome 5, ASM39032v3, whole genome shotgun sequence encodes:
- the LOC138892769 gene encoding uncharacterized protein, which translates to MVGEKVLLKVSPTKEIMKFGKKGKLSQRFIGPFEVLRRAGQVAYKLDLPTGRSGVHPVFHVSMLRKYHADKLHVLYYNTVQLDESLGYEEELVAIVDRQVR; encoded by the coding sequence atggtgggcgagaaggttttGTTAAAAGTCTCACCGACGAAGGAAATCATgaagtttgggaagaagggcaagctgagtcaaaggtttattggtccatttgaggtgttgaggcgggCTGGgcaggttgcttataagcttgatTTGCCTACCGGTcgatcaggagttcatccagttttccacgtgtctatgctccggaagtatcacgctGACAAGTTGCATGTGTTATACTacaacacggttcagctagacgagagcctgggttatgaggaggagcttgttgccattgttgacaggcaggttcgctag